The genomic window CACCACGCTAGCGGTACGCTCTATCCCTGCACTGCTAAAGAATGCCGACGCGCAAACTTTGGCACGCGATGTCTTACGTGATGTGCGTGAATTCGGTGGTTCTAGAGTATTGATAGACAGACGCAATGAATTACTCGGCACGCTAGCCTGCCATACCGCAGTGCGCGCCAATCGCAGCCTCACCACGCCAGAGATGAACGCGCTATTACGCCAGATGGAACAAACGGAACGGGCTGATCAATGCAATCATGGTCGCCCGACTTGGGTGCAACTAGGTTTAAATGATCTTGATCGTCTGTTTTTACGCGGCCAATAAATATCCGCCGATAGCAGTTAAGCGCAAGCATTTGCACGCAATCGTGTAGCAACACATTTTTTAAGAATAATTTATCGCATGCTGGACCAGCAAATTCCAAATACTAAAATCCTCGCCATCATGGGGCCAACCGCATCCGGAAAAACCGCGGCTGCGCTGGCGATCGCCAAGCATACGCCGTCAGAAATAATTTCGGTAGACTCGGCTCTGGTGTATCGCGAAATGAATATAGGAACGGCTAAGCCCAGCGCCGCCGAACTAGCATCGGTACCGCACCACCTGATCGACATTATCTCGCCAGCAGAATCGTATTCAGTCGCCCAGTTTCTGCTCGATACCAAACGTTTGGTAACAGAAATTCAGCACAGAGGAAACCTACCTATCCTGGTAGGCGGCACCATGATGTACTTTAACGCCTTAATCAAGGGCCTGGACGATTTACCAGTGGCCGATCCTAGCATACGTGCCAAGCTGGATGACGAGGCAAGGAGATCGGGCATACCAGCCTTGCATGCACGCTTAGCCAGCATAGATCCGATTACTGCAGCTAGACTAAAGCCCAACGACAGTCAACGCATACAGCGCGCGCTGGAGATTTACACCATCACTGGCGTCAGCATGTCGACACTACTGGCGCAGCAAACCAAGGCTGCAGCACCGTTTCAGATGTTGGCTTTGTCGCTGGAACCATCTGATCGCAGCGTGCTGCATCAACGCATTAGCGATCGCTTCGACATCATGCTAGAACAGGGTTTATTGGACGAAGTCCGTCAATTACGTCTACGCGGCGATCTGCATGCCAATCTGCCGTCTATGCGTTGCGTAGGCTATCGCCAGGCATGGGAACATTTAGAGGGCTTGTGTGATAAACAGCAGATGCGCGAACTCGGCATCATTGCAACCCGCCAGTTGGTTAAGCGCCAATTGACCTGGCTCCGCTCTATGCCGGAGCGCATCGTCATCGATTGCCTTGCGACAAATCCTAGTGCGGAAATTTTACGTCACGCCGAGCTAGAAGGTCTTATCCATTGAGTCCGCTGAGCGAAGCGCGCCATGTTAAATTTAGTCAAATGAATTACTAAATACCCACGTCAAGTAATAAGTTTTGTAACAGCACCGACATATTTCTTGACGCTAGAAACCAGGCTTGCGTACACTCTCAAGCTTCCTTGCACACTCGATCATAACGATCCAATTTTGTCGCCTATGACCCGAAATCGTATCGCCCCCTTTATTACCGCCGCCCTTCTATGCTGGAGTACTGCATACGCAGGAGAACCTAACGCTCTGTCGTTTTCAACATCGCTAGGCAGTCTGGCAAGTAATAGTTTGAATACAGCTAGCGCAGAGACACAAGCAGCTAGTGCCAACTACGCAGAATTACCATCTGTGGATCTGTCCTTGGCCGAGACTGACCTGTGGTTCCGCATCCGCAAAGGCTATGCGATTCCAGACCTGGAAAATCAATTAGTCACGAATCAACTCACCTGGTATAGCACGCGTACCGAGTATATACAGCGCACCGTACAACGTGGTTCTCGCTATCTTTTTCATGTTGTCGAAGAACTAGAGAAGCGCGGCATGCCAACAGAACTGGCGCTATTACCCTTTATCGAGTCGGCATTTAATCCGCAAGCTATATCCAGCGCTAAAGCATCCGGCATGTGGCAATTTATGGCAGCCACTGGGCGCGATTTCAATCTTAAACAGACCATGTTTAAGGACGATAGACGGGGCGTGCTTGACTCTACCGACGCAGCCCTCAATTACTTAGAACGCTTGTATGGTATTTTCGGAGACTGGCAGTTAGTGTTAGCCGCCTACAATTGGGGTGAGGGTTCGGTACAGCGCGCCATCAAGAAACAACAAGCACTGGGACTCCCCATCGATTTTAATAGCCTGTCGGCCTTAATGCCTGCAGAAACCAAGAACTACGTGCCCAAATTGCAGGCTGTTAAAAATATTATTGCTCACCCTGAGCAGTTTAATATCGCCTTGCCGCAATTGGATAATCAGGCTTACTTCGTCAGTGTTGAAAAAACTCGTGACATTGATGTCCGGGTTGCGGCACAGCTGGCCGAATTATCGCTAGGTGAATTCAATGCCTTGAATCCACAATTTAATCGGCCAGTGATTACTGGTGATAGTAAGACTAAAATATTACTCCCCACCGACAATGCGATTCTTTTCAAAGAAAATCTCAGTAAATGGCAGGGACCTTTATCGTCTTGGTCGACCCATACGGTGAGCAAGACCGAGCGCGTCGAATCATTGGCAGGCAAGTTAGGTTTAAAACCTGAATTGATACGAGAAACCAATTTAATTCCGGCCAAGATGATGGTGAAAGCAGGATCTACATTGTTGATACCGAAATCAACGAAAAATTTAGATCAAGATATTTCAACAGAGATTGCAGAGAAAGCCCAATTAGTCTTTGAAAAACCAACACCAGACACTAGAAAAATTATTGTCAAAGTGGCTAAGAAGGAAAAGATCAATGTGATTGCAAGCCGCTATAAAGTCACTGTTGCACAATTAATGGAATGGAATAAGCTGAAACACGAAACCCTTAGCGCGGGACAAAGCCTGCAGATTCAAGTACCTATTCTGCACGCAAGAGGCAAGCAACAAAATATCGCTAACGCGCACAACAAAAACATTCGATCAAGTTCGACCGCACATACAAGCAAAAACATAGTGGCGCATGCGAAGACACATAGAAAACGTCATGGTTAATTAGAAATAATTTTCTTTAAGTTTCCAAAATTAAAAAAGGCGTAGATTTAAATCTACGCCTTTTTTCTTTGCGACTCAAACTCGCCTATGATTTACTTCATAGACTGATTTGCATAGACAATCCAATAACGAGCTAGATCGGCGGTACCATCTGTGCCTTTTACTGCCTTCAAAGCCTTGATACCCGCTGCTTTTTTACCCGCCTGCAAATACGCCATTCCGAGATGAAGTTTTGCATCGTCTTCAAATTTCATACCATCTTTGCTAATACCTTGCTCTAACATGGCAATCCCTTTATCGAACTGACCCGCCGTTACATAGGCATAACCTAAATTAGCCAAGGCCGTTCCGTCTTTGCTCTTATTCGCCTCAGCCTCATTCGCTGCCTGGGCCTTAGTATTTTCGTCCAAAGTGCGCTTAGCCATTTCACGCAAACGATTATGTCGTTCAGCTTCAGCACCGGTACCTAAGGCGCCGGATTTGTATCCGGTCTCGATAATTTTCAAGGCTTCAGCAGGATAACCAGCCAGCACAGCCAGTTTTGAAATCTCCATAAAATCTGAAGTTTTCGTAACTTGACCAACAGCCAGTTTCAAACGGTATAAATCCAAGGTCAAACGCTCTGAGTAACCAGGCTTACGCTCAAGGTTATTCAGTAAGTTCACCCAATATTCTTTTTTACCGTGATAGGCGATCATTTTTTCCAGCGCACTGGAATACCCGACCATATCCTTCTGTTTCAGCGCTGCATTTGAGTAAAACTCCAGGTTTGCAAGACTAGGTGCACGCCCTGCTTTTTCATCCGCAGCCAA from Undibacterium parvum includes these protein-coding regions:
- a CDS encoding tetratricopeptide repeat protein, producing the protein MSNIAANTAYAEEAMRPEIGKLVQSAGELLKSKKYKDAMAKLRDADGISGKTANESFTIERMRLSIASQSGENDAVIRSAEAIVASNKLSGKEQLLMIQTLANAYYKAGNYPKASAAYGRYFSEGGTDGSLRQYMIYAMSQGGDSARAMKEVQADLAADEKAGRAPSLANLEFYSNAALKQKDMVGYSSALEKMIAYHGKKEYWVNLLNNLERKPGYSERLTLDLYRLKLAVGQVTKTSDFMEISKLAVLAGYPAEALKIIETGYKSGALGTGAEAERHNRLREMAKRTLDENTKAQAANEAEANKSKDGTALANLGYAYVTAGQFDKGIAMLEQGISKDGMKFEDDAKLHLGMAYLQAGKKAAGIKALKAVKGTDGTADLARYWIVYANQSMK
- a CDS encoding transglycosylase SLT domain-containing protein, encoding MTRNRIAPFITAALLCWSTAYAGEPNALSFSTSLGSLASNSLNTASAETQAASANYAELPSVDLSLAETDLWFRIRKGYAIPDLENQLVTNQLTWYSTRTEYIQRTVQRGSRYLFHVVEELEKRGMPTELALLPFIESAFNPQAISSAKASGMWQFMAATGRDFNLKQTMFKDDRRGVLDSTDAALNYLERLYGIFGDWQLVLAAYNWGEGSVQRAIKKQQALGLPIDFNSLSALMPAETKNYVPKLQAVKNIIAHPEQFNIALPQLDNQAYFVSVEKTRDIDVRVAAQLAELSLGEFNALNPQFNRPVITGDSKTKILLPTDNAILFKENLSKWQGPLSSWSTHTVSKTERVESLAGKLGLKPELIRETNLIPAKMMVKAGSTLLIPKSTKNLDQDISTEIAEKAQLVFEKPTPDTRKIIVKVAKKEKINVIASRYKVTVAQLMEWNKLKHETLSAGQSLQIQVPILHARGKQQNIANAHNKNIRSSSTAHTSKNIVAHAKTHRKRHG
- the miaA gene encoding tRNA (adenosine(37)-N6)-dimethylallyltransferase MiaA; amino-acid sequence: MLDQQIPNTKILAIMGPTASGKTAAALAIAKHTPSEIISVDSALVYREMNIGTAKPSAAELASVPHHLIDIISPAESYSVAQFLLDTKRLVTEIQHRGNLPILVGGTMMYFNALIKGLDDLPVADPSIRAKLDDEARRSGIPALHARLASIDPITAARLKPNDSQRIQRALEIYTITGVSMSTLLAQQTKAAAPFQMLALSLEPSDRSVLHQRISDRFDIMLEQGLLDEVRQLRLRGDLHANLPSMRCVGYRQAWEHLEGLCDKQQMRELGIIATRQLVKRQLTWLRSMPERIVIDCLATNPSAEILRHAELEGLIH